One stretch of Anaerolineales bacterium DNA includes these proteins:
- a CDS encoding chromosomal replication initiator protein DnaA: MKAEQAWQAVLGQLQMDMPRASYDTWVKNATVVSYEDNVFFIGVPNTYARDWLESRLSSKIKRLLCGSMNRTVEVRFVVWQAKSDQPSLDVVEMESDQPAASLAPDDISSPVKNIALLSRFTFENYIVGSSNRLAHAASLAVAERPAQAYNPLFLYGGVGLGKTHLLHAIGNHCLKRRLNVLYVTSEEFTNDLINAIRQHTTQSFREKYRQIDVLLIDDIQFIAGKESTQEEFFHTFNTLHGQDKQIVISSDRPPKAMVTLEERLRSRFECGLTADIQPPDFETRVAILRSKSERMGRNIPDEIVATIARRVQSNIRELEGSLTRVLALHELSNLPMSIGLVDIALVDLLPKASTIQPQEVMSQVAGAFGVSIENLIGPDRRQEVVLPRQIAMYLLREEANFSLPKIGEAMGGRDHTTVMYACQKVTDLLERDDKLRRQVINIREQIYGQSKLAV; the protein is encoded by the coding sequence ATGAAGGCTGAGCAAGCATGGCAGGCTGTATTAGGCCAGCTACAAATGGATATGCCCAGGGCTTCTTATGACACCTGGGTTAAAAATGCCACTGTAGTCAGCTATGAAGATAATGTCTTCTTCATTGGCGTGCCGAATACTTATGCGCGCGATTGGCTGGAAAGCCGGTTGTCGAGCAAGATCAAACGCCTGTTGTGCGGAAGCATGAACCGAACGGTTGAGGTGCGTTTCGTCGTCTGGCAGGCAAAGTCTGACCAACCTTCCCTTGATGTGGTTGAGATGGAAAGCGACCAACCCGCCGCATCCCTTGCTCCTGATGATATTTCGTCGCCAGTAAAGAACATCGCACTGCTCAGCCGCTTTACGTTTGAAAATTACATTGTCGGATCTTCCAATCGCCTGGCGCACGCCGCTTCTCTGGCCGTGGCGGAAAGGCCTGCACAGGCTTATAACCCATTGTTCCTGTATGGGGGAGTCGGCTTAGGCAAAACCCACCTGCTACACGCCATAGGCAATCATTGCTTGAAGCGCCGACTGAATGTGCTGTACGTCACTTCAGAAGAATTCACGAATGACCTGATCAACGCCATTCGCCAACACACCACCCAATCTTTTCGTGAGAAATACCGCCAGATCGACGTGCTATTGATCGATGACATCCAGTTTATTGCCGGCAAGGAATCAACCCAGGAGGAATTTTTCCATACATTTAATACCCTGCACGGCCAGGATAAACAGATCGTCATCTCGTCTGATCGCCCTCCGAAGGCCATGGTGACGCTTGAAGAGCGTTTACGCTCACGCTTCGAGTGCGGTCTCACTGCCGATATTCAACCCCCTGATTTCGAAACGCGTGTAGCCATCCTCAGATCAAAATCTGAGCGTATGGGGCGAAATATCCCGGATGAGATTGTGGCAACCATTGCCCGACGGGTGCAATCCAATATTCGCGAGCTTGAAGGCAGTTTAACACGCGTCCTGGCCCTGCATGAACTGAGCAATCTACCGATGAGTATTGGTTTGGTTGATATCGCTCTCGTTGACCTGCTCCCCAAGGCGAGCACCATTCAACCTCAAGAGGTCATGAGCCAAGTGGCGGGTGCGTTCGGTGTATCGATTGAGAACCTGATCGGTCCGGATCGCAGGCAGGAAGTGGTACTCCCCAGGCAGATCGCCATGTATTTGTTACGCGAGGAAGCCAACTTCTCTTTACCGAAGATCGGTGAAGCGATGGGTGGGCGAGACCACACCACGGTCATGTACGCTTGCCAGAAGGTCACGGACCTCCTTGAGCGCGATGACAAGCTCAGACGGCAGGTGATCAATATTCGCGAGCAAATTTACGGCCAATCTAAACTAGCGGTCTAG
- a CDS encoding MFS transporter — MTTALQPPVPETIPQTDIQKRNKRYVQIDAIGVGTASAAAPFLPVFLTRLGATAVQVGLLTAMPGVTGLFLSLWVGRFLQRQRNVVPWFSLSRVLVISAYALTGLVPFFIPDNLLIYVILIIWAVATLPQTMVAVGFSVVMNAVAGPEGRYDLMSRRWSILGITTAITVAIAGQVLDRLDFHINYQLVFLGLSLGGLISYYFSSRIQIPDSDLEVRIPHQSIRSNLNDYLKLINTSPEFVSFTLKRFVYFFGITLATPLFPLYFVRQLDASDAWIGLLYTAQTAVLVVGYFFWPRQSRRRGSRFVLLITTFAVSLYPALVALTTNQTMIFIFATVAGIFQAGIDLVFFDELMKTIPPRYSPTFVSLAQSIQYLAAILAPLVGTYLAEHIGLTNALLISTGVRLLGFGLFSHQGSGKMKPLASDINGKPLASSDG; from the coding sequence ATGACGACCGCCCTCCAACCTCCTGTTCCGGAAACAATCCCTCAGACAGATATCCAGAAACGCAATAAACGTTATGTCCAAATTGACGCCATTGGTGTCGGTACAGCCAGTGCTGCTGCGCCATTTCTGCCTGTCTTTCTAACGCGCCTGGGGGCGACGGCAGTCCAGGTTGGCTTATTGACCGCCATGCCTGGGGTCACCGGGTTATTTCTATCCCTGTGGGTGGGTCGTTTCTTGCAAAGGCAGCGCAATGTCGTTCCCTGGTTCAGCCTCTCCCGGGTGTTAGTCATCTCAGCCTACGCGCTCACCGGGTTGGTGCCTTTCTTCATCCCAGATAACCTGCTCATTTATGTTATCCTGATCATATGGGCCGTAGCTACCTTACCGCAAACGATGGTAGCCGTGGGCTTCTCCGTGGTCATGAACGCAGTTGCCGGGCCGGAAGGGCGCTATGATCTGATGAGCCGGCGCTGGTCAATCTTAGGGATCACCACCGCGATTACGGTAGCCATCGCCGGTCAGGTATTGGATCGCCTTGACTTTCACATTAATTACCAGCTTGTCTTCCTGGGCCTCTCCCTGGGAGGATTGATCAGCTATTACTTCTCAAGCCGGATACAAATCCCCGATTCTGATCTAGAAGTACGTATCCCGCATCAATCCATTCGCTCCAACCTTAATGACTATCTAAAACTGATCAATACCTCACCAGAATTTGTCTCCTTCACTCTAAAGCGATTCGTCTATTTTTTTGGGATTACCCTGGCGACGCCATTGTTTCCCCTCTATTTTGTCCGCCAGTTGGATGCCTCCGATGCCTGGATCGGTTTACTGTACACCGCACAGACAGCGGTTTTAGTCGTGGGTTATTTCTTCTGGCCGCGCCAATCACGCCGGAGAGGCTCCCGCTTTGTGCTACTTATAACCACTTTTGCCGTGTCACTCTATCCAGCCCTGGTGGCTTTAACTACCAACCAAACTATGATATTCATCTTTGCGACGGTGGCTGGAATTTTCCAGGCAGGCATTGACCTGGTGTTCTTCGATGAGCTGATGAAAACCATCCCTCCTCGTTACAGCCCGACGTTCGTCTCACTGGCCCAGTCCATTCAATACTTAGCGGCTATTCTGGCTCCCCTGGTTGGCACCTACCTGGCTGAGCATATCGGATTAACGAATGCCTTGCTCATTAGCACGGGCGTCCGGCTGCTTGGTTTCGGCTTGTTTTCCCATCAAGGCTCAGGCAAGATGAAACCTTTAGCCAGTGACATCAACGGAAAGCCGCTTGCCAGCTCAGACGGGTAA
- a CDS encoding molecular chaperone DnaK gives MSKIIGIDLGTTNSVVAVMEGGDPSVITTAEGSRLLPSVVGFNKNGERLVGQTAKRQAVINPENTVYSIKRFMGRRFDEVQAELKMVSYQVVQGPANDARVRIPMTKTDYTPQDISAMILGKLKQDAEAYLGEPVKQAVITVPAYFNDSQRQATKDAGKIAGLEVLRIINEPTAAALAYGLDKNENETILVFDLGGGTFDVSVLEVGGGVIEVRATNGDTHLGGDDWDERIVNWAADQFTSESGIDLRNDRQALQRLREAAEKAKIELSSVVETEINLPYITADVNGPKHLQVKLTRSNFEQLTEDLVARLRQPFQSALKDANLTAGEINEVVLVGGATRMPMVQDLVRSLTNKEPHKGVNPDEVVAVGAAIQAGVLSGDVKDVLLLDVTPLSLGLETLGGVMTVLIERNTTIPVKKSEVFSTAEDSQTAVDIHILQGERPMAADNMSLGRFRLEGIPPAPRGTPQVEVTFDIDANGILNVTAHDKATGKEQTVKVTASTNLSKDEIERKVREAREHESDDRHQRELIQARNTADGLLYQTEKALRELKDKVPASDRQNIDSKLNQLREAMKGNDLSRISQLTTDVQNAFYALSQQLYASQSTPQPGNGNGSDAAPGGNGQKPGNRDGEGEVLEGEFKEI, from the coding sequence ATGTCTAAAATTATAGGTATCGATTTGGGAACCACGAATAGCGTTGTTGCTGTAATGGAAGGCGGCGATCCGTCCGTCATTACAACCGCGGAAGGCTCGCGCTTGCTTCCTTCCGTGGTTGGATTTAATAAGAATGGTGAACGGCTTGTCGGACAAACTGCCAAACGTCAGGCAGTGATCAACCCGGAGAATACCGTCTACTCGATCAAGCGTTTCATGGGCAGACGTTTCGATGAGGTCCAGGCTGAGCTCAAAATGGTGTCTTACCAGGTTGTACAAGGACCAGCCAATGATGCTCGCGTGCGTATCCCAATGACCAAAACCGATTACACCCCACAGGATATTTCTGCCATGATCCTGGGAAAGCTAAAACAGGATGCAGAAGCATACCTCGGAGAGCCGGTGAAACAGGCCGTCATCACTGTGCCAGCGTACTTCAATGACAGCCAGCGGCAGGCCACCAAGGATGCAGGCAAGATCGCCGGGTTGGAAGTTTTGCGTATCATCAATGAGCCAACTGCAGCCGCATTAGCCTATGGCTTGGATAAAAATGAGAATGAAACGATCCTGGTATTTGACCTGGGTGGCGGCACATTTGACGTGTCAGTCCTGGAAGTGGGCGGTGGCGTGATTGAAGTCAGGGCGACCAATGGCGATACCCACCTGGGCGGAGATGATTGGGATGAACGCATTGTTAATTGGGCAGCTGACCAGTTTACGTCAGAGTCTGGGATCGACCTGCGAAATGATCGCCAGGCCCTTCAAAGGCTGCGTGAAGCAGCTGAAAAAGCCAAGATTGAGCTATCAAGCGTGGTGGAAACCGAGATCAACCTGCCATACATCACGGCAGATGTCAACGGACCGAAGCACTTGCAGGTGAAACTGACGCGCTCAAACTTTGAGCAGCTCACTGAAGACCTGGTAGCTCGACTCCGCCAGCCTTTCCAATCTGCTCTCAAGGATGCCAACCTGACCGCTGGCGAGATTAATGAGGTTGTACTGGTAGGTGGCGCTACCCGCATGCCGATGGTACAAGACCTGGTACGCTCCCTCACCAATAAAGAGCCCCACAAAGGGGTGAATCCGGATGAGGTGGTAGCAGTAGGTGCGGCAATCCAGGCTGGAGTGCTGTCAGGTGATGTAAAAGACGTGCTCCTTCTGGATGTGACTCCCTTATCCCTCGGACTGGAAACCCTCGGAGGTGTCATGACCGTGCTGATCGAGCGCAATACCACCATTCCCGTGAAAAAGTCTGAGGTCTTTTCCACCGCAGAAGATAGCCAGACGGCAGTGGACATCCACATCCTGCAAGGCGAGCGACCGATGGCTGCAGATAACATGAGCCTGGGCCGCTTCCGGCTGGAAGGAATTCCACCTGCGCCTCGCGGCACGCCCCAGGTGGAGGTGACATTCGACATCGACGCCAATGGGATATTGAATGTGACTGCACACGATAAAGCGACGGGTAAGGAACAGACCGTCAAGGTCACCGCTTCGACCAACCTGAGCAAGGATGAGATTGAGCGCAAAGTCCGCGAAGCGCGTGAACATGAATCCGATGACCGGCACCAGCGTGAGCTGATCCAGGCTCGCAACACTGCCGACGGTTTGCTCTACCAGACAGAAAAAGCACTGCGCGAGCTCAAGGATAAAGTGCCCGCCAGCGACCGGCAAAATATTGATTCAAAGTTAAATCAGCTGCGTGAAGCAATGAAAGGCAATGACCTTAGTAGGATTAGCCAGCTGACTACTGATGTGCAAAACGCCTTTTATGCCCTCAGTCAGCAATTGTATGCCTCTCAAAGTACCCCTCAACCTGGCAACGGCAACGGTTCTGACGCTGCACCCGGGGGTAATGGCCAGAAGCCTGGCAACCGGGATGGTGAGGGTGAAGTCCTGGAAGGCGAATTCAAGGAAATATAA